The following are encoded together in the Petrotoga olearia DSM 13574 genome:
- a CDS encoding HNH endonuclease, translated as MPKKPKRPCSYPGCAELTDERYCEKHQKEMDARYNKYERDPATRKRYGRSWKRIRDRYIAEHPLCEECKKAGRLTPAEEVHHIIPLSKGGTNEDRNLMSLCTRCHSSITAREGERWARR; from the coding sequence ATGCCGAAAAAACCTAAGCGCCCGTGCAGCTATCCCGGCTGTGCGGAGCTGACGGACGAAAGATACTGCGAGAAACACCAAAAGGAAATGGACGCAAGATACAACAAATATGAGCGCGACCCGGCAACACGAAAACGCTACGGCAGGAGTTGGAAGCGCATCCGGGACAGGTACATAGCGGAGCATCCGCTTTGCGAGGAATGCAAAAAGGCCGGAAGGCTCACTCCGGCCGAAGAGGTGCATCATATTATCCCTTTATCCAAAGGCGGAACCAATGAGGACAGAAACCTTATGAGCCTGTGTACGAGATGCCACTCTTCGATCACTGCTCGCGAAGGAGAGCGATGGGCAAGACGGTAG
- the ltrA gene encoding group II intron reverse transcriptase/maturase produces MNVTENGMKYRQPLKEGYLQRVPAEQEGNAEVYAPSRITENNITDTDSLTGGLLEKILDRDNMNKAFKKVKSNKGACGIDGMGVEELLRYLKENGQQLTQAIQEGKYRPNPVRRVEIPKEEKGKVRRLGIPTVVDRVVQQAITQVLSPIFERQFSDSSFGFRPKRSAHDAIRRCQKHVDEGYKYVVDMDLEKYFDTVNQSKLIEVLSRTIKDGRVISLIHKFLRAGVVIGHKFEGTEVGVPQGGPLSPLLSNIMLNELDKELERRGHRFVRYADDMVILCKSKKSAKRTLENILPYIEGKLFLKVNREKTEVGHISKVKFLGYTFYRHKGQTRVRIHPKAVAKMKTRIKELTARSNGMGNEQRIFNLRKYIIGWINYFKLADMKQLLKDTDEWMRRRIRMIYWKQWKKVKTKYRELKRLGTNESKAWEFANTRKGYWRISNSPILNQSLNNQTLKKLGFLFFSDYYQQVCVN; encoded by the coding sequence ATGAATGTTACTGAGAATGGAATGAAATACAGACAACCTCTAAAAGAGGGCTATCTGCAGAGAGTACCTGCGGAACAGGAAGGGAATGCAGAAGTGTATGCTCCATCAAGGATAACTGAAAACAACATCACCGACACAGACTCGTTGACAGGGGGATTGCTAGAGAAAATACTGGATAGAGACAACATGAACAAGGCATTCAAGAAAGTGAAATCCAATAAGGGAGCTTGCGGAATCGATGGGATGGGAGTGGAGGAACTTCTACGATATCTCAAAGAGAACGGACAGCAACTAACTCAAGCAATCCAGGAAGGTAAATATCGTCCGAATCCTGTAAGAAGGGTAGAAATACCCAAAGAAGAAAAGGGAAAGGTAAGAAGACTTGGAATTCCGACAGTAGTGGACAGAGTAGTACAACAAGCGATAACGCAAGTACTATCACCAATATTTGAGAGACAGTTTTCGGATAGTAGTTTTGGATTTCGCCCAAAGCGTAGTGCACACGACGCCATTCGAAGATGTCAGAAGCATGTAGATGAAGGCTACAAATATGTAGTGGACATGGATTTGGAGAAATACTTTGATACAGTCAATCAAAGTAAACTGATTGAAGTTTTATCAAGAACCATAAAAGACGGAAGAGTAATTTCACTTATACATAAGTTTCTACGAGCCGGAGTCGTAATAGGGCACAAATTCGAGGGAACAGAAGTTGGAGTGCCACAGGGCGGACCACTAAGTCCGCTATTAAGTAACATCATGCTGAATGAACTAGATAAGGAACTGGAACGCAGAGGACACAGATTTGTGAGATATGCAGATGACATGGTCATTCTCTGCAAGAGCAAAAAGAGCGCAAAGCGGACACTGGAAAACATTCTTCCATACATAGAAGGGAAGTTATTCCTTAAAGTGAATAGGGAGAAAACAGAGGTTGGACATATTAGTAAAGTTAAGTTTCTTGGGTACACTTTCTATAGACACAAAGGACAAACGAGGGTGAGAATCCACCCTAAAGCTGTTGCAAAGATGAAAACAAGAATTAAAGAACTGACAGCGAGAAGCAATGGAATGGGAAATGAACAGCGAATCTTCAACTTAAGAAAGTATATCATAGGATGGATTAACTACTTCAAACTGGCTGATATGAAACAACTGCTTAAAGACACGGATGAGTGGATGAGGCGAAGAATTCGCATGATTTACTGGAAACAATGGAAGAAGGTCAAAACAAAATACCGAGAACTCAAAAGACTAGGAACCAACGAGAGCAAGGCTTGGGAATTCGCAAATACAAGAAAAGGCTATTGGAGAATATCCAACAGCCCAATTCTAAATCAATCACTTAACAACCAAACTTTAAAGAAGTTAGGTTTCTTATTCTTTTCTGATTATTATCAACAAGTGTGTGTAAACTAG
- a CDS encoding IS3 family transposase yields MYMNAAPSVKYEIIRVTISRDNNLLNISELCKLAGVSRSGYYNWVACEKKRKELEEQDRADFELILLAFQYRGYDKGVRGIHMRLLHQKPPVVMNPKKIRRLMAKYNLRCPIRKPNPYRRISKAMQTNNVAPNVLNRQFKAFGPRTVLLTDITYIPRYSHHAGGSLKYTYVSVIMDAFTKQVLACVCSTSLEVDFVLDTVKQLINNHGGELRTDTLIHSDQGCHYTSTKFVEILGNYELRRSMSRRGNCWDNAPQESLFGHMKDEIRLLNSDAHQQIQRKVLDWIDYYNNEHYQWSLAKLSPNEYYEYIKTGVYPLSCISDECNVRGSAPAPPGV; encoded by the coding sequence ATGTATATGAACGCAGCACCTTCAGTAAAATATGAGATAATACGCGTGACGATCAGCCGCGACAACAATCTTCTCAACATTTCCGAGTTGTGCAAGCTCGCCGGCGTTTCCCGCTCCGGCTACTACAACTGGGTCGCTTGCGAAAAGAAACGGAAGGAGCTTGAAGAGCAGGATCGAGCGGATTTTGAGCTGATTCTGCTGGCATTTCAGTATCGCGGCTATGACAAAGGCGTCAGGGGCATACATATGCGCTTGCTGCATCAGAAGCCGCCGGTTGTTATGAATCCAAAGAAAATACGGCGGCTTATGGCAAAGTACAACCTCCGCTGTCCCATCCGCAAGCCGAACCCATATCGCAGGATTTCCAAGGCTATGCAGACGAACAATGTCGCTCCGAATGTTTTAAACCGGCAATTCAAGGCTTTTGGCCCGAGAACAGTGTTGCTGACAGATATAACCTACATACCTCGCTATTCCCACCATGCGGGCGGCTCTCTGAAGTACACCTATGTTTCGGTGATCATGGATGCGTTTACGAAGCAGGTGCTGGCCTGCGTATGCAGTACTTCCCTTGAGGTGGATTTTGTTCTTGATACGGTCAAACAGCTGATAAATAACCATGGCGGCGAGCTTCGCACCGATACGCTGATACATTCGGATCAAGGCTGCCATTACACAAGCACCAAGTTTGTTGAGATACTGGGGAACTATGAGCTGCGCAGATCGATGTCCCGCCGGGGCAACTGTTGGGACAACGCCCCGCAGGAGAGCTTATTTGGGCACATGAAGGACGAAATACGCCTGCTTAACAGCGACGCTCATCAGCAGATTCAAAGGAAAGTGCTGGATTGGATCGATTACTACAACAACGAACATTACCAATGGTCGCTTGCAAAGCTTTCACCGAACGAGTACTATGAGTACATAAAAACAGGGGTGTATCCGTTATCCTGCATAAGCGATGAATGCAATGTCAGGGGCTCCGCCCCCGCCCCCCCCGGAGTTTAA
- a CDS encoding HTH domain-containing protein has product MAKDGTNRGGARPGAGRPKKRDDGKYEHVELTAEQIHELLDSPHISYVSRKSVSYTKAFKEHFWQRYCDGVDPKQIFEDAGLNTAILTRSRINGLLKTLRHQKEKGLSFTEGSEPQVDQPEKTYDFPKPPRRSNKSKLPVLSEADIAQMYNQVAYMSQEIEFLKKIILAGQEKK; this is encoded by the coding sequence ATGGCAAAGGATGGTACGAACAGGGGCGGCGCGCGTCCCGGAGCAGGCCGCCCAAAGAAAAGGGACGACGGGAAGTATGAGCATGTTGAGCTCACCGCCGAACAAATTCATGAGCTGCTGGACTCGCCGCATATCAGCTATGTTTCAAGGAAATCCGTATCATATACAAAGGCTTTCAAGGAGCATTTCTGGCAAAGATACTGCGATGGCGTCGACCCGAAACAGATATTTGAAGATGCCGGGCTGAACACGGCGATCCTGACAAGAAGCAGGATCAATGGTCTTCTAAAAACACTCAGGCATCAGAAAGAGAAAGGGCTTTCCTTTACCGAGGGCAGCGAGCCGCAGGTCGATCAGCCTGAAAAGACCTACGACTTTCCCAAACCGCCGCGCAGATCCAACAAATCGAAGCTGCCGGTGTTAAGCGAGGCCGACATTGCGCAAATGTACAATCAGGTTGCATACATGTCCCAGGAGATAGAGTTTCTAAAAAAAATTATCTTGGCGGGACAGGAGAAAAAGTAG